The Paeniglutamicibacter sulfureus genome includes a region encoding these proteins:
- a CDS encoding RNA-binding S4 domain-containing protein: MANSETFPIQIRDESIRLGQLLKLASLADDGLHAKQLIEDGLVKVNGEIETRRGAQIRNGDTVTVNGESVRVESA; the protein is encoded by the coding sequence ATGGCAAATTCCGAAACATTCCCCATCCAAATCCGCGACGAGTCGATTCGACTGGGTCAACTGCTGAAACTGGCATCGTTGGCCGACGACGGATTACACGCCAAGCAGCTGATCGAGGATGGCTTGGTGAAGGTCAACGGCGAAATCGAGACGCGCCGCGGCGCCCAGATCCGCAATGGCGACACCGTAACCGTCAACGGCGAGTCCGTCCGCGTGGAGTCCGCCTAG
- a CDS encoding GNAT family N-acetyltransferase, with protein sequence MSTLQFRPWRDGDDLALLEIFGDPASPHAHQDRTMFRADSDAPFSRALVATDEGIAVAAGVVFASTLHPTRLWLYVEVAREHRRTGVGTELVARLRALLPPGHPAELKARYTRTAGTDAVAAAGFCASLGMKEIQVARDVVVEPGGLKLPLFEDDGLTLDDIATGSVELTQLVVKFYNATHHWDPANMTLGSAQKMLLDDATGAQGVIVFRDKPKAKGGKILTFAISYTPARADAPADVLLGWNPELGLDESAEPIRGMLAMLAHQYPVKLEVDGSMVVLSSLVDALVRADHATVTATTHIVATA encoded by the coding sequence ATGTCGACACTCCAATTCCGGCCTTGGCGTGACGGGGACGACCTGGCGCTGCTGGAGATCTTCGGCGACCCGGCATCCCCGCATGCCCACCAGGACCGGACCATGTTCCGGGCCGATTCCGACGCGCCGTTCAGCCGGGCGCTGGTGGCCACCGACGAAGGGATCGCGGTCGCGGCGGGCGTGGTCTTCGCCTCGACGCTGCACCCGACGCGCCTGTGGCTCTACGTCGAGGTGGCGCGCGAACACCGGCGCACCGGGGTGGGCACCGAGCTGGTGGCGCGCCTGCGCGCCCTGCTGCCGCCGGGGCACCCGGCCGAGCTCAAGGCCCGCTACACCCGGACCGCCGGGACCGACGCCGTGGCTGCGGCCGGGTTCTGCGCGTCGCTGGGCATGAAGGAAATCCAGGTCGCCCGCGACGTGGTCGTCGAGCCAGGCGGGTTGAAGCTGCCGTTGTTCGAGGACGACGGGCTGACCCTGGACGACATCGCCACCGGCAGCGTCGAGCTGACCCAGCTCGTCGTCAAGTTCTACAACGCGACCCATCACTGGGACCCGGCAAACATGACGCTGGGCAGTGCGCAGAAGATGCTGCTGGACGACGCGACCGGCGCCCAGGGCGTGATCGTGTTCCGCGACAAGCCCAAGGCCAAGGGCGGGAAGATCCTCACCTTTGCCATCAGCTACACCCCGGCGCGCGCCGATGCGCCCGCGGACGTGCTGCTGGGCTGGAACCCGGAGCTGGGCCTGGACGAGTCCGCGGAGCCGATCCGCGGGATGCTCGCCATGCTGGCGCACCAGTACCCGGTGAAGTTGGAGGTCGACGGTTCGATGGTGGTGCTCTCCTCGCTGGTTGACGCGCTGGTTCGAGCCGACCATGCAACGGTCACCGCAACCACGCACATCGTGGCCACCGCGTAG
- a CDS encoding deoxyguanosinetriphosphate triphosphohydrolase produces the protein MLQIRGYTEADEDRWVPEPPKKAYRTAFERDRARVLHSSALRRLGAKTQVVAPSSDDFVRTRLTHSLEVAQVGRELGATLGCDPDVVDTACLAHDLGHPPFGHNGEKALNELAGDIGGFEGNAQTLRLLTRIETKTFRHTGASAGLNLTRASLDAACKYPWLREDAPEKNGKKTSKFGAYVDDAPVFDWLRSGSGAQPRQTCIEAQVMDLADDISYSVHDVEDAINAGRFQLRWIKDKDQRARAITFTRQWYLPHVEDGVIDAAFARLEATNEWVPHADGSRRSMAALKDMTSQFIGRFCQSAIDATREQFGPGELTRFNAALIVPESTEHEIAAMKGLATAYVMTSDERKPIYARQSEILTELVALLAETGDKYLEPLFAADWRDAADDAGRLRVVIDQVASLTDASAIEWHATLVLGKSFNERLF, from the coding sequence ATGTTGCAGATTCGCGGCTACACCGAGGCGGACGAGGATCGATGGGTACCCGAACCGCCCAAGAAGGCGTACCGGACGGCGTTTGAGCGCGACCGCGCCCGGGTACTGCACTCCTCGGCGCTGCGCCGGCTGGGGGCCAAGACCCAGGTCGTGGCGCCCTCCTCCGACGACTTTGTCCGCACCCGGCTGACCCACTCCCTCGAAGTGGCCCAGGTGGGCCGCGAGCTCGGCGCCACCCTCGGCTGCGACCCGGACGTGGTGGACACCGCCTGTCTGGCCCACGACCTGGGCCACCCGCCCTTTGGCCACAACGGGGAGAAGGCGCTGAACGAGCTGGCCGGCGACATCGGCGGCTTTGAGGGCAACGCGCAGACCCTGCGACTGCTCACCCGGATCGAGACCAAGACCTTCAGGCACACCGGTGCCTCCGCCGGGCTGAACCTCACCCGCGCCTCGCTGGATGCCGCGTGCAAGTACCCGTGGCTGCGCGAAGACGCCCCGGAGAAGAACGGCAAGAAGACCTCCAAGTTCGGGGCGTACGTCGACGATGCCCCGGTCTTCGACTGGCTGCGCTCCGGCTCCGGCGCCCAACCTCGGCAAACCTGCATCGAGGCACAGGTCATGGACCTGGCCGATGACATCTCCTACTCGGTGCACGACGTCGAGGACGCCATCAACGCCGGACGCTTCCAGCTGCGCTGGATCAAGGACAAGGACCAGCGGGCCCGGGCGATCACCTTCACCCGGCAATGGTATTTGCCGCACGTCGAGGACGGCGTCATCGATGCCGCCTTCGCCCGGCTCGAGGCCACCAATGAATGGGTGCCGCACGCCGATGGCTCGCGCCGTTCCATGGCGGCACTGAAGGACATGACCAGCCAGTTCATCGGGCGCTTCTGCCAGTCGGCCATCGACGCCACCCGCGAGCAGTTCGGGCCGGGGGAGCTGACCCGCTTCAACGCCGCGCTCATCGTCCCCGAATCCACCGAACACGAGATTGCCGCGATGAAGGGCCTGGCCACCGCCTATGTGATGACCAGCGACGAACGCAAGCCCATCTACGCGCGGCAAAGCGAAATCCTCACCGAGCTGGTGGCCCTCCTGGCCGAGACCGGCGACAAGTACCTCGAGCCGCTCTTTGCGGCCGACTGGCGCGACGCCGCCGACGACGCGGGCCGGCTGCGCGTAGTCATCGACCAGGTGGCCTCGCTCACCGACGCCTCGGCCATCGAATGGCACGCCACCCTGGTGTTGGGCAAGAGCTTCAACGAACGGCTCTTCTAG
- a CDS encoding DMT family transporter has translation MARPESQAHAVPLALAASAGMLMPLQALITSEGAGFLGGYLSAALLSALTSLACLLVASVAIPGARAGWRKFGSVWRDRTIPSWFLLAGLVGSYYMVAQAMSVGSIGLALFAVAVVGARTLSSIVIDMIGFSPAGKQPVTRIRLLGAGLLVIGAVIAAWGTGAQAAESPQALIALAVAAGAGLLVSFQQSMNGRAGKAYGSTTTATAINYLAAAAGLLVAMALAAVLQIESFGFSHAPLWWMYFAGPLGILFVVTGVTLVPRLGALLLGMGLVTGQLVGSLVMDLVISPELVGANEIVGTLVTLLAVLVASWQPNGRPRWKTLKSS, from the coding sequence GTGGCACGCCCCGAATCGCAAGCACATGCAGTCCCCTTGGCGCTGGCCGCGTCGGCCGGGATGCTGATGCCCCTGCAGGCCTTGATCACTTCCGAGGGCGCAGGGTTCCTCGGCGGGTACCTTTCAGCGGCTCTACTCAGCGCGCTCACGTCCCTGGCCTGCCTCTTGGTGGCGAGCGTGGCGATTCCCGGGGCCCGTGCGGGGTGGAGAAAATTCGGTTCCGTGTGGCGCGACCGCACCATCCCGAGTTGGTTCCTGCTTGCCGGACTGGTCGGCTCGTATTACATGGTTGCCCAGGCCATGAGCGTGGGCAGCATCGGCTTGGCCCTATTCGCCGTCGCGGTTGTCGGAGCCAGGACACTGTCGAGCATCGTCATCGACATGATCGGGTTCAGCCCGGCGGGGAAGCAGCCGGTGACCCGCATCCGACTCCTTGGCGCGGGGCTCTTGGTCATTGGCGCGGTGATTGCCGCCTGGGGTACGGGAGCGCAGGCGGCCGAATCGCCCCAGGCACTTATTGCCCTGGCCGTCGCTGCCGGGGCAGGACTCCTGGTCAGCTTCCAGCAATCCATGAATGGCCGTGCCGGGAAGGCCTATGGCTCCACCACCACCGCGACGGCAATCAACTACTTGGCAGCCGCTGCCGGGTTGCTGGTGGCCATGGCACTCGCGGCCGTTCTTCAGATTGAATCATTCGGGTTCTCCCATGCGCCGCTGTGGTGGATGTACTTTGCCGGGCCGCTGGGCATCCTCTTCGTTGTCACAGGTGTCACCTTGGTTCCCCGGCTCGGTGCCCTGCTTTTGGGCATGGGGCTGGTGACGGGGCAATTGGTCGGTTCCCTCGTCATGGACCTGGTCATATCGCCCGAATTGGTTGGCGCCAACGAAATCGTCGGAACCCTGGTCACGCTGCTGGCTGTCCTGGTGGCCTCGTGGCAACCCAACGGGCGACCACGCTGGAAGACACTGAAGTCATCATGA
- a CDS encoding DMT family transporter: MISSPAHAPRKERSLAPLYVATAVVAGLAMPIQSRINGALGLRLGDPVAASLVSFTTGLIVLAIASLLLPGARAGAMAIPRALREKRFPLWYLAAGCVGAFVVISQTLTVPLLGVALFTVSIVTGQTMGSLLVDGIGFGPGGRRRISMLRALGAGLTIVGVIWAVSPRMGSAGSIASLLLPMAIPLVVGFLMGFQSAANGVQAQAYGTPVAATLVNFFVGGAMLALLLLVRMPLVGLPESLPAQWWYYLGGPLGCVFIGLSAFLVRHLGVLLTGLGMICGQLVGSLLIDVLVPAPGAVINGATIAGTLLTLAAVALASIPFGRMLRARK; this comes from the coding sequence ATGATTTCATCGCCGGCTCACGCACCGCGCAAGGAACGCTCCCTGGCGCCGCTCTATGTGGCGACCGCCGTGGTGGCCGGGTTGGCGATGCCAATCCAGAGCCGCATCAACGGCGCCCTGGGGCTCCGGCTGGGGGATCCGGTGGCCGCCTCGCTGGTCAGCTTCACCACCGGACTCATCGTGCTGGCCATCGCCTCGCTGCTGTTGCCCGGTGCGCGCGCCGGGGCCATGGCGATCCCGCGCGCCCTGCGCGAGAAGCGCTTCCCCCTCTGGTACCTGGCCGCCGGCTGTGTCGGCGCGTTCGTGGTGATCTCCCAGACGCTGACGGTGCCGCTGCTGGGCGTCGCCCTGTTCACTGTCTCCATTGTCACGGGCCAGACCATGGGTTCATTGCTGGTTGACGGCATCGGCTTCGGGCCAGGCGGGCGGCGGCGCATCAGCATGCTCCGCGCGCTCGGCGCCGGATTGACCATTGTCGGAGTCATCTGGGCCGTGAGCCCCAGGATGGGGTCGGCCGGGTCCATCGCCTCCTTGCTGCTTCCGATGGCCATACCGCTGGTGGTCGGCTTCCTCATGGGGTTCCAGTCCGCGGCCAATGGCGTCCAGGCGCAGGCCTACGGGACACCGGTGGCGGCAACGCTGGTGAACTTCTTCGTCGGCGGGGCCATGCTTGCGCTCCTGCTGCTGGTGCGCATGCCGCTGGTCGGGCTTCCGGAGTCCCTGCCCGCCCAGTGGTGGTACTACCTGGGCGGCCCGCTGGGATGCGTGTTCATCGGACTTTCGGCGTTCCTGGTCAGGCACCTGGGCGTGCTGCTGACCGGACTTGGCATGATCTGCGGCCAACTCGTGGGATCGCTGCTCATCGACGTTCTCGTTCCCGCGCCCGGAGCCGTGATCAACGGCGCGACGATCGCCGGGACGCTGTTGACGCTTGCAGCCGTCGCGCTGGCCTCGATCCCCTTTGGCAGAATGCTCCGGGCGCGGAAATAA
- the dusB gene encoding tRNA dihydrouridine synthase DusB produces MTAISDVTQTGAPSTAKLELPPLQLGKHTIDTPVILAPMAGITNKAFRRLCREYGGGVYVTEMVTSRALVERNAESMRIISHDPDEELRSVQLYGVDPKTVGAAVRLIVEEDRADHIDLNFGCPVPKVTRKGGGAALPWKTDLFTSIIKAATTEAARGDVPLTIKMRKGINEDHLTYIESGKIARDHGVAAVALHGRTASQYYSGKADWDAIARLRESLPDMPVLGNGDIWSAEDAVAMVKQTGIDGIVVGRGCMGRPWLFGDLQAAFEGTDKRYTPGLAKVAETVYRHAELLTEYFEDEFKGLRDIRKHMAWYFKGYPVGGDIRSALAQVPTLEVLRELLDQLDLSMPYPGKDAEGQRGRAGSPKKTHLPDGWLATREMDEKHKAMISAAELDVSGG; encoded by the coding sequence GTGACTGCAATTTCCGACGTAACCCAGACCGGCGCGCCCTCGACAGCGAAACTTGAGCTGCCCCCGCTCCAGCTGGGAAAACACACCATTGACACTCCGGTGATCCTGGCCCCCATGGCCGGCATCACCAACAAGGCCTTCCGCCGGCTTTGCCGTGAATACGGTGGTGGCGTGTACGTCACCGAAATGGTCACCTCCCGCGCGCTGGTGGAACGCAATGCCGAGTCCATGCGCATCATCTCCCACGACCCGGACGAGGAACTGCGCTCGGTGCAGCTCTACGGCGTGGATCCCAAGACCGTCGGCGCCGCCGTGCGCCTGATCGTTGAGGAAGACCGCGCCGACCACATCGACCTGAACTTCGGCTGCCCGGTTCCCAAGGTCACCCGCAAGGGCGGGGGAGCGGCCCTTCCGTGGAAGACCGACCTGTTCACCTCCATCATCAAGGCGGCCACCACCGAGGCCGCCCGCGGGGACGTGCCCTTGACCATCAAGATGCGCAAGGGCATCAACGAGGACCACCTCACCTACATCGAATCGGGCAAGATCGCCCGAGACCACGGCGTTGCCGCGGTCGCCCTGCACGGGCGCACCGCCAGCCAGTACTACTCCGGCAAGGCCGACTGGGACGCCATCGCGCGCCTGCGTGAATCCCTCCCGGACATGCCGGTGCTGGGCAACGGCGACATCTGGAGCGCCGAGGACGCGGTGGCCATGGTCAAGCAGACCGGCATCGACGGCATCGTCGTGGGCCGCGGCTGCATGGGCCGCCCCTGGCTCTTCGGGGACCTGCAGGCAGCCTTCGAGGGCACCGACAAGCGCTACACCCCGGGCCTGGCCAAGGTCGCCGAGACCGTCTACCGCCACGCGGAACTGCTCACCGAGTACTTCGAGGACGAGTTCAAGGGCCTGCGCGACATCCGCAAGCACATGGCCTGGTACTTCAAGGGCTACCCGGTCGGCGGGGACATCCGCTCCGCCCTGGCCCAGGTGCCCACCCTCGAGGTGCTGCGCGAACTGCTGGACCAGCTGGATCTGTCCATGCCGTACCCCGGCAAGGACGCCGAGGGCCAGCGCGGACGCGCCGGATCCCCGAAGAAGACCCACCTGCCCGACGGCTGGCTTGCCACGCGTGAGATGGACGAGAAGCACAAGGCCATGATTTCCGCGGCCGAACTAGACGTTTCCGGCGGCTAA
- a CDS encoding LLM class flavin-dependent oxidoreductase — translation MKKIGFLTFGHSGGSSNSPVPTGADAVRQMVDLAVAAEESGFDGAWMRVHHFGNSLSTPFPLLAAMAAKTTTLEVGTGVIDMRYENPLYMAEMAGATDAISNGRLQLGISRGSPESARDGQHQFGYDLEPGNNWANETRRRAARFRAAIAGEGMAHPMPERHHDQDQLLPINPVSPGLENRIWWGAATIGSGLWTGEVGMNLLSSTLLLQDDGRPFHVLQADQLRQYKDAYAASGHSTGGLTAVTRSAFPITTDTDEIYFGRRERGDSVGVLDGSVARSGPTYAGSPEEVAQQFLDDDAITEADYVLFALPNQLGVDYNAHVMTEIANIARELGWKK, via the coding sequence GTGAAAAAGATTGGGTTCCTGACCTTCGGCCACTCGGGAGGTTCCAGCAACTCCCCGGTGCCCACCGGTGCCGATGCCGTGCGCCAGATGGTCGACTTGGCGGTCGCGGCCGAGGAATCCGGGTTCGACGGGGCCTGGATGCGGGTGCACCACTTCGGCAATTCGCTCTCCACCCCGTTCCCGCTGCTGGCGGCCATGGCGGCGAAGACCACCACGCTCGAGGTCGGCACCGGGGTGATCGACATGCGCTACGAGAACCCGCTCTACATGGCCGAAATGGCCGGGGCCACCGACGCAATCAGCAATGGGCGCCTGCAGCTGGGCATCAGCCGTGGTTCGCCCGAATCCGCCCGCGACGGGCAGCACCAGTTCGGCTACGACCTGGAACCGGGGAACAACTGGGCGAATGAAACGCGCCGACGGGCGGCTCGCTTTCGTGCAGCCATCGCCGGGGAAGGCATGGCCCACCCGATGCCCGAACGCCACCACGACCAGGACCAATTGCTCCCGATCAACCCGGTCTCCCCGGGCCTGGAAAACCGGATCTGGTGGGGTGCCGCGACCATCGGATCGGGGCTGTGGACCGGCGAAGTCGGCATGAACCTGCTCTCTTCCACGCTGCTGCTTCAGGACGACGGGCGGCCCTTCCACGTGCTGCAGGCCGACCAGCTGCGCCAATACAAGGACGCCTATGCCGCCAGCGGACACAGCACCGGCGGGCTGACCGCGGTGACCCGCAGCGCGTTCCCCATCACCACCGACACGGACGAGATCTACTTCGGGCGCCGCGAGCGCGGGGATTCCGTGGGTGTGCTGGACGGATCGGTGGCCCGCTCGGGCCCCACCTATGCCGGCTCCCCCGAGGAGGTCGCGCAGCAGTTCTTGGACGACGACGCGATCACCGAGGCCGACTACGTGCTCTTCGCCCTGCCGAACCAGCTCGGCGTTGACTACAACGCGCACGTGATGACCGAGATCGCGAACATCGCGCGCGAGCTGGGCTGGAAGAAGTAG
- a CDS encoding GntR family transcriptional regulator yields the protein MAIAHEGRGSLEPAISPSAGQLDIGTVAVDPASPTGPAEQVRSQLTALIQSGVLPANAKLPTVRQLAGDLRLAAGTVAKAYKELESAGLVRTGRAAGTRVNPGRGLAEPALAEAQVFARAARTAGLSLEQAQGLLAVGWDRTAN from the coding sequence GTGGCGATTGCACATGAAGGCCGTGGTTCCCTCGAACCCGCGATTTCGCCGTCGGCGGGTCAACTGGATATCGGCACAGTTGCCGTTGACCCGGCCAGCCCCACGGGGCCGGCCGAACAAGTCCGCAGCCAACTCACCGCATTGATTCAAAGTGGTGTGCTGCCTGCCAACGCGAAGCTGCCCACCGTGCGCCAGCTCGCGGGGGACCTGCGTTTGGCCGCCGGCACGGTGGCCAAGGCCTACAAGGAATTGGAATCAGCGGGGTTGGTCCGCACCGGCCGGGCCGCCGGAACCCGGGTCAATCCGGGCCGGGGCCTGGCCGAACCGGCACTCGCCGAGGCACAGGTCTTTGCCCGGGCTGCCCGCACCGCGGGCCTGAGCCTCGAGCAGGCCCAGGGATTGCTGGCCGTGGGGTGGGATCGCACGGCCAATTGA
- a CDS encoding carboxymuconolactone decarboxylase family protein, which produces MSILHTAGEDEVQGAVAAAYAADRSALGYVPSHTKVLAINPEAFEAWKALQGSIAKSMGMRRYELVTLAAALGIGSRHCRLAHGNKSLKYFDEQELLRIARDYRTAGLEDAEVAMMDFAVKLSTDSAAMGEVDSRRLRDLGFSDREIVDITLAAAARNYLSRILQALDVDVDVPPTLSKEMRGALLDPLDTRLPVAD; this is translated from the coding sequence ATGAGTATTCTTCACACAGCCGGCGAGGACGAAGTGCAGGGCGCCGTCGCCGCTGCGTATGCCGCCGATCGCTCCGCCTTGGGGTACGTCCCCAGCCACACCAAGGTCCTGGCCATTAATCCCGAGGCCTTCGAGGCATGGAAAGCCCTGCAGGGGTCGATCGCGAAATCCATGGGCATGCGCCGCTACGAACTGGTGACCCTGGCCGCGGCGCTGGGCATCGGATCTCGGCATTGCCGTCTGGCCCACGGAAACAAGTCACTGAAGTACTTCGATGAGCAGGAACTGCTGCGCATCGCCAGGGACTACCGCACCGCCGGCCTGGAGGACGCCGAGGTCGCCATGATGGACTTCGCCGTGAAGCTGAGTACCGATTCGGCCGCCATGGGGGAAGTCGACAGCCGGCGACTGCGCGATCTCGGCTTCTCCGACCGGGAAATCGTTGACATCACGCTGGCGGCGGCGGCCCGGAACTACCTCAGCCGGATCCTGCAGGCCCTGGACGTGGACGTCGACGTGCCGCCGACACTCAGCAAGGAAATGCGCGGCGCCCTGCTGGACCCGCTGGATACTCGACTGCCTGTTGCCGACTGA
- a CDS encoding glycine--tRNA ligase — translation MAPQSKLDQVISLAKRRGFVFQAGEIYGGSRSAWDYGPLGTELKENIKREWWQTFVRGREDMVGLDSSIILPKAVWEASGHVATFTDPLVECTSCHKRHREDHLIEAFVAKKKRQPVDGMSEIACPDCGTKGQFTEPQLFSGLVKTFLGPVDSAAGMHFMRPETAQGIFVNFNNVLTASRKKPPFGIGQIGKAFRNEITPGNFIFRTREFEQMEIEFFTAPEDAPAFFDKWVEDCWAWFLDLGINEENLRRFDVPEDERAHYSAGTIDFEYRFGFQGSEWGELMGVANRTDYDLTSHSKGSGTELSYFNQATGERYTPYVIEPSFGLTRSMMAFLVDAYVEDEAPNAKGGVDKRTVLKLDPRLAPVKAAVLPLSRNEDLSPKAKALAAELRKTWNIDFDDAGAIGRRYRRQDEIGTPFCITVDFDTLEDQAVTIRDRDTMTQERVALDKVRTYLSERLNGA, via the coding sequence ATGGCGCCTCAGTCCAAGCTCGATCAAGTCATCTCCCTCGCCAAACGGCGCGGCTTCGTCTTCCAGGCCGGTGAAATCTACGGCGGATCCCGCTCCGCATGGGACTACGGACCCCTGGGCACCGAACTGAAGGAAAACATCAAGCGCGAATGGTGGCAGACCTTTGTGCGCGGGCGCGAGGACATGGTGGGCCTGGATTCCTCCATCATCCTGCCCAAGGCCGTCTGGGAAGCCTCCGGCCACGTCGCCACCTTCACCGACCCGCTGGTCGAGTGCACCTCCTGCCACAAGCGCCACCGCGAGGACCACCTCATCGAGGCCTTCGTGGCCAAGAAGAAGCGCCAGCCGGTCGACGGCATGAGCGAAATCGCCTGCCCCGATTGCGGCACCAAGGGCCAGTTCACCGAACCCCAGCTCTTCTCCGGCCTGGTCAAGACGTTCCTGGGCCCGGTCGACTCGGCCGCCGGCATGCACTTCATGCGCCCGGAAACCGCCCAGGGCATCTTCGTGAACTTCAACAACGTGCTCACCGCTTCGCGCAAGAAGCCGCCGTTTGGCATCGGCCAGATCGGCAAGGCCTTCCGCAACGAGATCACGCCCGGAAACTTCATCTTCCGCACCCGCGAGTTCGAGCAGATGGAAATCGAGTTCTTCACCGCCCCCGAGGACGCCCCGGCGTTCTTCGACAAGTGGGTCGAGGACTGCTGGGCCTGGTTCCTGGATTTGGGCATCAACGAGGAGAACCTGCGCCGCTTCGACGTCCCCGAGGACGAGCGCGCCCACTACTCGGCCGGCACCATCGACTTCGAGTACCGCTTCGGCTTCCAGGGTTCGGAATGGGGCGAGCTCATGGGTGTCGCCAACCGCACCGACTACGACCTGACCAGCCACTCCAAGGGCTCGGGCACCGAGCTGAGCTACTTCAACCAGGCCACCGGCGAACGCTACACCCCGTACGTGATCGAGCCGTCCTTCGGCCTGACCCGTTCGATGATGGCCTTCCTGGTCGATGCCTACGTCGAGGACGAGGCCCCGAACGCCAAGGGCGGGGTGGACAAGCGCACCGTGCTCAAGCTCGATCCGCGCCTGGCCCCGGTCAAGGCCGCGGTGCTGCCGCTCTCGCGCAACGAGGACCTGTCCCCGAAGGCCAAGGCGCTGGCCGCCGAGCTGCGCAAGACCTGGAACATCGACTTCGACGATGCGGGTGCCATTGGCCGCCGCTACCGCCGCCAGGATGAGATCGGCACCCCGTTCTGCATCACCGTGGACTTCGACACCCTCGAGGACCAGGCGGTGACCATCCGCGACCGCGACACCATGACCCAGGAACGCGTCGCCCTGGACAAGGTGCGCACCTACCTGTCCGAGCGCCTCAACGGAGCCTAG